The window CTTCTGGTCTTAATGGCTTCCATCAATTCCATGGCATCCCCTCACTTTTTGCGTCCTTCATCTGATTGTTCCTATTCCTTTCCGCTTGCCTTTTCCGATGGCATCATTTTTAACCTCTGTCAACAGAGATATGATTTAGATGGTTAACAATCTTTGTGTTCGAGTAGAGCTTTCACGCTCTTTCGTTAACAATCGCCCGATTCTCCATTAAAGAATGTTGAACGGCATTGTTGAAATGCCCGAAAAGAACCTGCATAAGATGAGGGTTTTGTAAAAGCTCGGCGCCAGATCCTTCCAGTGAAAGATGTCCATCTTCAATGAGAAATCCCTTATCAGCGGCTTTTAATAGACGCCTTACGTGTTGACCGGCTATCAGAAGAGTTTTACCTTCCTGACGAAGTGCCTGAAAAACTTCGCATAGTCTATTAGTAATAAGAGGACTTAAGCCAAGAAAAGGATCGTCCAGCAAAAGAACACTTGCTCCCGCAACGAGACCTCTTCCTATGGTAACCATTCTTTGTTCTCCTCCACTAAGCATTGCCGCTGGAACTTTCCTCTTTTTCTCAAGCTCTGGCAGAATGCGAAAAACCATCTCAATTTTCTCTTTGAGGTGTTCTCTCCTTAAGTATCCTCCAACTTCCAGATTTTCTTCAACCGACATTTCCGGGAAAACACTCATTCCCTCTGGCACATAAACTACACCTAGCTTTACAAGATCTTCGACTGTCAGCCCTGAAGTCGGAACACCGTTGATAAAAATCTCGCCCTTAACTGGACGAATGATGCCGGCTATTGCTTTGAGTATGGTAGTCTTTCCAGCCCCGTTAGGTCCCACAAGAGCCGTAATCTGCCCTTCGTTTGCGCGAAAAGATACCTCATGGACAATAGGTCTTCTGGCATAACAAACGCTTAGTTTTCTTACTTCAACCTTTGCCATCCTATTGTTCCTTTGCCTATTCTATTGTTAGAGTTCCACCCAGATATGCTGTAGCTACAGCTTTGCTCGTTAAAACTTCGGAAGGTCTTCCCGATGCAATAACTTCTCCTCCATCTAAAGCTATGATTCTGTCAGATATACGAGCCGTTACGTTCAAAAAATGGTCTATGATGAGCAGCGTAAGTCCCTCTTCCCTGAGTTTCTCAATCACCCTAAGTGCGTCGTCTATGGCTTTGGGGCTCAACCCTGCTGCAAATTCGTCCAGCAAAAGAAGTTCCGGATCAGTAGCTATCGCTCTCGCCACCTCAAGCCGCCTCTGTTCCGAAAGAGTGAGGCAACGCGAGAGCGTATTGCTTTTATGTCCTAATCCAACAAGCTCTAAAAATTCTCTGGCCTTATCGTGAATAACTTGAGATGTCATGTTCTTAGCCCTTAGATTACCAAACATTATGGCTACTACAACGTTTTCTAAGGCCGTCATTGAGCCAAAGGGGCGGGATATTTGAAACGTTCTGGCAATGCCCATCCGACATATTCTGTAAGGATTCCAACCAGTAATATCGATTCCCCTGAAGATTATACGACCCGAGAGTGGCTTAACAAATCCCGTGATAACGTCAAAGACTGTGCTCTTCCCAGCTCCATTTGGACCGATAATGCTTACTATCTCCTGACGTTCCAGAGAAAAAGAGATTCCCCTAAGCACTTCACGGTTATTTCTTTCAACCGTTACACTCTCCAGAAACAGATAGGGTGATTTTACAGCTTTTTTGTCCATTCTAAAATTCCCTTTGGAAAAAACCAGATGGTCACGAAGATAGCAATTCCGTAGAGAGCTCTGTGAGCTTCGGGAAAAATCGGGACCATTAAGAGTTGGTCTAAACTATATAGAACCAATCCACCAACAAGCGGTCCATAAAGATGTTCTCTTCCGCCGAAAAGGCTCAGGACAAGGGGCATAGCCGAAAAATGAAGGCTGAAAACGAGAGATGGTTCCACAAAACCTATTAGAGCGGCATAGAAGGCACCACACAACCCCGTGAAAGAACTACTCACGAGCAGCGTAAAACATCTCAATAGTTCTACCGGAATTCCCACAGCAAGAGCTGTCTGTTCATCATCTCGAATAGCTCTTAACCCCCATCCCCACTTTGAAAAAAGCATCTGGCGATGGATTACTAAAAGAGTGACAGCAAGGATTCCCATAACTACATACCATCCCCGAAGGCCTGATGGGAATAAAGACGGTAAATTCAAAGTACCCAGGTTAATAATAGCTAACGAGCCATGAATGATGGTGTCCTTGTTTTCTACAATAACTCTAGGAATTTCTACGGAAACCAAAGTGGCGAGCACGAAGCTACCATGTCTTAAGCGATTGATAGTGATCATCCATAGAAAAGAGTAAGCTATGGCACACAGGGCACCTGTAATGAAAGCTATCCACGGAGAGATTGTAAATTTGGAAACCGTAAAAGCAAAACCATAGGCACCTAGTCCAAAAAAAGCGGCGTGCCCGAGTGATATGGCTCCGCTCAGTGAATAAATGTTCCAGGCTGTTGCCATTGATCCGTAAAGAAAGGCCGTTGTCAGCACAGATAAAAGGCTTTCGGGTATCGAAGCAATCCATCCAAGGCTCAAAATAATTATCCAGATGAGGATCTGAATGAGAAAGTTCATCATTTCTCCCTAGAATTTTCGAAAATTTCTTCTCCTCGCTTCAACAAAACCGCTATGATAAATAGACTGCTTAAAAGGTCTCGCCATTTCGCTCCCCACCAGTAAGACACAATAGTTTCTATTAGTGCAAAGCTCCATGCGCAAATGAGGATTCTCCTAATTCTTCCCCTTCCAGCAAAAAGAGTTATAAGAAGTGCTATAAGGGTTACTTCCATGTCGCCAGCAGGGTAAATATAGTTGATTCGCACATAAAGTGCACCTGCCAGCCCAGCGGCGAGACATCCCAAGCCTACAGCCAGGATTCTCATTTGTCTTATGGGAATTCCAACGAGAAGTGCTGCTTCGTTATTTTGAATTGTGGCTCTGAGGGCTTTTCCTATCATTGTTTTTCTGAAAAGCAGGAATAGGAGGGCGATTGCACTTAGGGAGATCGAGATAAGGATGAGTTGATTTGAACTAATTATGACCCTAAGTGCTGGAATTTCGTAAAAGGATGGAGTTTCGTAAAGTATGCGATAGTCTGCCGAAAAGGCGGCCATGTAGCAGCTTTGAAGCACAAGGGAGAGTCCAAAGGTGAGGATGAGCGAAATGGTTTCTCTAGGGTGTGGGCTTCTGGAACTTATAAAAACAATAACCGGCAGGAAAATAAGGGGTGCTAGTATGCTCAACCAGGAAGCTAAAATGAACCCTACATTATAATATTTACCTAGAATGTAAGCGACGTAGCCTGAAAAAATAACAAAGCTTCCATGTGCAAGGTTTAAAACTCTGGTTGCTCCAAAGACTAGAGAAAATCCAATTGCAAGGAGTGTATAAAGACTTCCTAAACTAAGCGCTTGAATAAGAATCTGACCCACAAAAAACATCTTGCTGCTGAATTCCCCTTTCCCCTTTAGCTTTGCTCCCTCACTGCATAATGACTTTCCCGGTGGATCGTTCAGCGGGATACACTACCACAAAAGATCCTTTCTGGATTTGAACAACCATTTGGATATAATGTTTTGGATTGCCGTGATCATCAAATGAAATTCTACCAATAGGCGACATCATATCAGTTTTTCTAATAGCTTCGGCTAGATTCTGAGGGTTAACAGGTTGGTTAGCTTTTACGAGTCTTTGCGTCGCATCGATTGCGACCTTTGCGGAAACATACCCATGCATAGCTGTGCTTGTAGGATCGGTTCCAAAACGGTCTTTATAAGCTTGAATGAACCTTTTCGACGTTTCTTCAGTTTCAGGATAGGAAATCCCGGAAGCCCAGGCAAGCATTCCGAACAGTCCTTCAGCCCGTTCACCCATTTCTTTTACAAAGCCTGGATAAGCTATTCCCCAAGGACCGAGGTATCCTTTGGTGGAAACCTTAAGTTCCTTCATCTGCCTTACAAGTATAAGATGATCCGGGAGGAAAAGAGCAGAAATTATGAAATCTACTCGTTGAGAACGGCATTTAAGCAAAAAAGGTGAAAAATCAGGAGTTCCTGACTTTAGCTTTTCTTCTAGCACCAGAGAAATGCCAGTTCCTGAGAGTTCCTGGCGGATTTTATCCGCAAGTTCCATTGCTCCCGGTGTGGAAGCATAAGCGAGAGCTATCCTGCGAGGTTTTGCTATGTCTTTGATAAAGCCTACTATAGGTTTTGCCACACCGTCTATATGGGAAATTCTGAAAAAAAAGGGGTTAATTTTGGTTGTTAGTCTGCTTTCAAGGCTTGCCGATGCAACATAGGGAACTCTATGCTTTTCCGCCACAGTAGCAATAGGCCCCACGAGAGTATCCACATAACCTCCCACCAGAGCCATTACTTTGTCGTGAATAATCAATTGTTCTGCCTGGTTCATTGCATCTTCGGGAAGGCTTTTGTCATCTCTACGAATAAGCTTAAACCGAATCTCTTTCGCTTCAGAATTAGCCTCATCTACAGCGATCTGAATGCCCTGATCTACTTCAATCCCGTGTTGAGCAAGCTTTCCGGTTAGAGGATTAATAGATCCTATAGATATAACCTGTTCGGAAATTCCAACTCTTGCCGTTAAAGCGACAAAGAAAAATATCCCTATCGAAGATAGGAATCTTCCCATTGGAGAACCTCCCGAATCTACTTGTT of the Thermodesulforhabdaceae bacterium genome contains:
- a CDS encoding ABC transporter ATP-binding protein; this encodes MAKVEVRKLSVCYARRPIVHEVSFRANEGQITALVGPNGAGKTTILKAIAGIIRPVKGEIFINGVPTSGLTVEDLVKLGVVYVPEGMSVFPEMSVEENLEVGGYLRREHLKEKIEMVFRILPELEKKRKVPAAMLSGGEQRMVTIGRGLVAGASVLLLDDPFLGLSPLITNRLCEVFQALRQEGKTLLIAGQHVRRLLKAADKGFLIEDGHLSLEGSGAELLQNPHLMQVLFGHFNNAVQHSLMENRAIVNERA
- a CDS encoding ABC transporter ATP-binding protein, which encodes MDKKAVKSPYLFLESVTVERNNREVLRGISFSLERQEIVSIIGPNGAGKSTVFDVITGFVKPLSGRIIFRGIDITGWNPYRICRMGIARTFQISRPFGSMTALENVVVAIMFGNLRAKNMTSQVIHDKAREFLELVGLGHKSNTLSRCLTLSEQRRLEVARAIATDPELLLLDEFAAGLSPKAIDDALRVIEKLREEGLTLLIIDHFLNVTARISDRIIALDGGEVIASGRPSEVLTSKAVATAYLGGTLTIE
- a CDS encoding branched-chain amino acid ABC transporter permease, whose protein sequence is MMNFLIQILIWIIILSLGWIASIPESLLSVLTTAFLYGSMATAWNIYSLSGAISLGHAAFFGLGAYGFAFTVSKFTISPWIAFITGALCAIAYSFLWMITINRLRHGSFVLATLVSVEIPRVIVENKDTIIHGSLAIINLGTLNLPSLFPSGLRGWYVVMGILAVTLLVIHRQMLFSKWGWGLRAIRDDEQTALAVGIPVELLRCFTLLVSSSFTGLCGAFYAALIGFVEPSLVFSLHFSAMPLVLSLFGGREHLYGPLVGGLVLYSLDQLLMVPIFPEAHRALYGIAIFVTIWFFPKGILEWTKKL
- a CDS encoding branched-chain amino acid ABC transporter permease; this translates as MFFVGQILIQALSLGSLYTLLAIGFSLVFGATRVLNLAHGSFVIFSGYVAYILGKYYNVGFILASWLSILAPLIFLPVIVFISSRSPHPRETISLILTFGLSLVLQSCYMAAFSADYRILYETPSFYEIPALRVIISSNQLILISISLSAIALLFLLFRKTMIGKALRATIQNNEAALLVGIPIRQMRILAVGLGCLAAGLAGALYVRINYIYPAGDMEVTLIALLITLFAGRGRIRRILICAWSFALIETIVSYWWGAKWRDLLSSLFIIAVLLKRGEEIFENSREK
- a CDS encoding ABC transporter substrate-binding protein, with amino-acid sequence MGRFLSSIGIFFFVALTARVGISEQVISIGSINPLTGKLAQHGIEVDQGIQIAVDEANSEAKEIRFKLIRRDDKSLPEDAMNQAEQLIIHDKVMALVGGYVDTLVGPIATVAEKHRVPYVASASLESRLTTKINPFFFRISHIDGVAKPIVGFIKDIAKPRRIALAYASTPGAMELADKIRQELSGTGISLVLEEKLKSGTPDFSPFLLKCRSQRVDFIISALFLPDHLILVRQMKELKVSTKGYLGPWGIAYPGFVKEMGERAEGLFGMLAWASGISYPETEETSKRFIQAYKDRFGTDPTSTAMHGYVSAKVAIDATQRLVKANQPVNPQNLAEAIRKTDMMSPIGRISFDDHGNPKHYIQMVVQIQKGSFVVVYPAERSTGKVIMQ